A single Curtobacterium sp. MCJR17_020 DNA region contains:
- a CDS encoding alpha/beta fold hydrolase, producing MQLHVETHGHGPVRVGLVHGILGSALVWRDLVSHADPDRYTFLVPDLRGHGESDRAASYTLEAFADDLAETLPQGLDAVVGHSLGGRVLFDAVDRLRPARAVYLDPGFHLRAPGRSVLGRAFWALPGLQPLLVKAYDRTDPRWGPANVARAEESHRHWDRTMLRDVLRAVATTPVAPAAPFVPSTLVLTDDGRHVVPAAEVPVYERLGWDVERVRGVHHDLAMEDAARTMRLLDDVLGGAHA from the coding sequence ATGCAGCTCCACGTCGAGACCCACGGTCACGGCCCGGTCCGGGTCGGACTCGTGCACGGCATCCTCGGTTCGGCGCTGGTGTGGCGCGACCTCGTGTCCCACGCCGACCCGGACCGGTACACGTTCCTCGTGCCGGACCTGCGGGGTCACGGCGAGAGCGACCGCGCGGCGTCGTACACACTCGAAGCGTTCGCCGACGACCTCGCCGAGACGCTGCCGCAGGGGCTCGACGCCGTCGTCGGACACTCGCTCGGCGGACGGGTGCTGTTCGACGCCGTCGACCGGTTGCGCCCGGCCCGCGCGGTGTACCTCGACCCCGGCTTCCACCTGCGGGCACCGGGGCGGAGCGTGCTCGGTCGGGCGTTCTGGGCGCTGCCCGGGCTGCAGCCCCTGCTCGTGAAGGCCTACGACCGCACCGATCCGCGGTGGGGGCCGGCGAACGTCGCCCGGGCCGAGGAGAGTCACCGGCACTGGGACCGCACGATGCTGCGCGACGTCCTGCGAGCGGTCGCGACGACACCGGTCGCTCCGGCGGCCCCGTTCGTGCCGTCGACGCTCGTGCTCACCGACGACGGTCGACACGTCGTGCCGGCGGCCGAGGTGCCGGTCTACGAGCGCCTCGGGTGGGACGTCGAACGGGTACGCGGGGTGCATCACGACCTCGCGATGGAGGACGCCGCGCGCACGATGCGGCTGCTCGACGACGTGCTCGGTGGTGCCCACGCATGA
- a CDS encoding GNAT family N-acetyltransferase, which produces MTDRSVRLTRLDPIGIDHDALVDFLSTEDFPFHVRRSWTRAEAVEAVASGSYRDDEHDSYWVDHTEHGRIGFVRLEDLEDPVPLFDLRIAGAFRGRGLGVPTLRAVTDHVFGTLPSVTRFEGQTREDNTAMRRVFVRAGWVKEAHYREGWPIEGGRAVASVGYGILRHDWETGETTPVPWDDDVPPDD; this is translated from the coding sequence ATGACCGACCGCTCCGTCCGGCTGACCCGGCTCGACCCGATCGGGATCGACCACGATGCCCTCGTCGACTTCCTGTCGACCGAGGACTTCCCCTTCCACGTGCGGCGGTCGTGGACCCGTGCGGAGGCCGTCGAGGCCGTGGCGTCCGGCTCCTACCGCGACGACGAGCACGACTCGTACTGGGTCGACCACACGGAGCACGGCCGCATCGGGTTCGTCCGGCTGGAGGATCTGGAAGACCCGGTCCCGCTGTTCGACCTGCGCATCGCCGGCGCGTTCCGCGGCCGCGGACTCGGCGTCCCCACACTGCGCGCGGTCACCGACCACGTCTTCGGCACCCTGCCGTCGGTGACCCGCTTCGAGGGCCAGACCCGCGAGGACAACACGGCGATGCGCCGGGTCTTCGTGCGTGCCGGGTGGGTCAAGGAGGCGCACTACCGCGAGGGGTGGCCGATCGAAGGCGGCCGCGCGGTCGCGTCGGTCGGGTACGGGATCCTGCGCCACGACTGGGAGACGGGCGAGACGACGCCGGTGCCGTGGGACGACGACGTGCCTCCGGACGACTGA
- a CDS encoding YafY family protein, with amino-acid sequence MNRTDRLYALVEELRAAAPALRSARRLAERFGVSVRTVERDLLSLQQAGVPIWAEPGRTGGYTIDARATLPPLGLTVDEALAVAIGLGSLGSSPFRDAARSAARKVTAVLAEDDARRAARLASRVHLLESGERAPAPTAIAGALSGGRVVRMRYRDAAGAETDRVVEPLGYIGKGEDWYLVAWCRLRDGVRAFRGDRVLAVEETEEQAPPRVVRLDELDIPHGVLRPVLGDLLGD; translated from the coding sequence GTGAACCGGACCGACCGCCTGTACGCGCTCGTCGAGGAGCTCCGCGCCGCGGCGCCCGCGCTGCGGAGCGCGCGCCGACTCGCCGAGCGGTTCGGGGTCAGTGTGCGCACGGTCGAGCGGGACCTGCTGTCCCTGCAGCAGGCCGGCGTGCCGATCTGGGCCGAGCCGGGGCGGACCGGCGGGTACACGATCGACGCCCGTGCGACGCTCCCGCCGCTCGGACTGACCGTCGACGAAGCGCTCGCGGTGGCGATCGGCCTCGGCTCGCTCGGCTCCAGCCCGTTCCGCGACGCGGCGCGCAGCGCTGCCCGCAAGGTCACCGCGGTGCTCGCCGAGGACGACGCCCGACGGGCAGCGCGACTCGCGAGCCGCGTGCACCTGCTCGAGTCGGGGGAGCGCGCGCCTGCTCCCACGGCGATCGCCGGTGCACTGTCCGGCGGGCGCGTCGTCCGGATGCGGTACCGCGACGCCGCGGGCGCGGAGACCGATCGCGTCGTCGAACCGCTCGGGTACATCGGGAAGGGCGAGGACTGGTACCTCGTTGCGTGGTGCCGGTTGCGCGACGGTGTCCGGGCCTTCCGCGGTGACCGGGTGCTGGCGGTGGAGGAGACCGAAGAACAGGCACCGCCCCGAGTGGTCCGACTCGACGAGCTCGACATCCCGCACGGCGTCCTGCGCCCCGTGCTCGGGGACCTGCTCGGGGACTGA
- a CDS encoding VOC family protein produces MQFASIRIITDDLDGMVQFYERVTGTEARRPAPVFAEIMTGGAVLALATPATVAMLGPAAPEPRTNGGVFLEFAVDDVDAAFAGLRGDLDDVVLPPTTMPWGNRSALFRDPDGNLVNLFSRSA; encoded by the coding sequence GTGCAGTTCGCATCCATCCGCATCATCACCGACGACCTCGACGGGATGGTGCAGTTCTACGAACGCGTCACCGGGACCGAGGCGCGGCGGCCCGCACCCGTCTTCGCCGAGATCATGACCGGCGGCGCCGTGCTCGCCCTCGCGACCCCGGCGACCGTGGCGATGCTCGGACCGGCCGCGCCGGAGCCCCGCACGAACGGCGGCGTGTTCCTCGAGTTCGCGGTGGACGACGTCGACGCCGCGTTCGCGGGGTTGCGTGGTGACCTCGACGACGTGGTGCTGCCGCCGACGACGATGCCCTGGGGAAATCGATCGGCGCTGTTCCGTGACCCTGACGGCAACCTCGTGAACCTCTTCAGCCGCTCCGCTTGA
- a CDS encoding alpha/beta hydrolase produces the protein MVVQRWHEDVLGAPYERLELPLGTDSEGPVVATLVRRRHTPTDLLLHGRGPLHGADVLYVHGWSDYFFQTELAERLERLGARFHALDLRKYGRSLRPQQTPGNVDDLAVYDEDIAAALDAVSAEHPGPGERRLVLMGHSTGGLTLSLWAARHPELVDGIILNSPWLEFQATAVGRAIVAPVIKLGAKRNPLAPMPAVDPGFYTRTVSAAGEGSWTYDQQWRPDRGFPLHPGWLAAVFAGQETVEHGLDIQVPVLVMLSDKSMLQPRWDPGMAHADVALNVDTVAHRALSLGNEVTVRRLPGAVHDVVLSAPDVREQAYDAIGRWATTLLPR, from the coding sequence ATGGTCGTCCAGCGCTGGCACGAGGACGTCCTCGGGGCGCCCTACGAGCGACTCGAACTCCCGCTCGGCACCGACTCCGAGGGGCCCGTCGTCGCCACCCTGGTCCGTCGTCGCCACACCCCGACCGACCTGTTGCTGCACGGGCGCGGACCGCTGCACGGCGCTGACGTGCTGTACGTGCACGGGTGGTCGGACTACTTCTTCCAGACGGAGCTCGCCGAGCGGCTCGAACGGCTCGGTGCCCGCTTCCACGCACTGGACCTGCGGAAGTACGGCCGGAGCCTCCGCCCCCAGCAGACCCCGGGGAACGTCGACGACCTGGCGGTGTACGACGAGGACATCGCCGCAGCGCTCGACGCGGTGTCCGCCGAGCACCCCGGCCCCGGTGAGCGGCGACTCGTGCTGATGGGGCACTCCACCGGCGGTCTGACGCTGTCGCTGTGGGCTGCGCGGCACCCGGAACTCGTCGATGGGATCATCCTGAACAGTCCCTGGCTCGAGTTCCAGGCGACCGCCGTGGGCCGGGCGATCGTCGCGCCCGTCATCAAGCTCGGCGCGAAGCGGAACCCCCTGGCCCCGATGCCCGCCGTCGATCCCGGCTTCTACACGCGCACCGTGTCGGCTGCCGGCGAGGGCTCGTGGACGTACGACCAGCAGTGGCGGCCGGACCGCGGGTTCCCCCTGCACCCCGGTTGGCTCGCGGCGGTCTTCGCGGGGCAGGAGACGGTCGAGCACGGGCTCGACATCCAGGTCCCCGTCCTGGTCATGCTCAGCGACAAGAGCATGTTGCAACCCCGGTGGGACCCCGGCATGGCACACGCCGACGTCGCGCTGAACGTCGACACGGTGGCCCACCGAGCCCTGTCACTCGGCAACGAGGTGACGGTCCGCCGACTGCCGGGAGCCGTGCACGACGTGGTGCTGTCCGCGCCCGACGTGCGGGAGCAGGCGTACGACGCGATCGGGCGGTGGGCCACGACGTTGCTCCCCCGCTAG
- a CDS encoding ABC transporter ATP-binding protein: MIEIQNLTKRYGEKVAVDDVSFTVRPGVVTGFLGPNGAGKSTTMRAVVGLDRPTSGTAHVDGRPYRELRDPLRRVGALLEAKAVHKGRSAFEHLSALAATHRIPAARVHEVIGMTGLENVAKKRVGGFSLGMGQRLGIAAALLGDPQTLILDEPVNGLDPEGVVWVRRLARSLAAEGRAVFISSHLMSEMALTADRIVVMGRGRVLADTDIADLVAAATERSVTVRTPEPERLLDAIAGPDVTIGYEGDGSLQVRGLGAEQIGEAAGAAGIVLHQLATTEASLEQAYLELTHDQVEYRSEVAR, encoded by the coding sequence ATGATCGAGATCCAGAACCTCACCAAGCGCTACGGCGAGAAGGTCGCCGTCGACGACGTGTCCTTCACGGTGCGTCCCGGCGTCGTCACCGGCTTCCTCGGTCCGAACGGCGCCGGCAAGTCCACTACGATGCGCGCCGTCGTCGGGCTGGACCGGCCCACCTCGGGTACCGCCCACGTCGACGGGCGCCCCTACCGTGAACTACGCGACCCGCTCCGTCGCGTCGGCGCGCTGCTCGAGGCGAAGGCCGTCCACAAGGGCCGCAGCGCCTTCGAGCACCTGTCGGCGCTCGCCGCGACGCACCGGATCCCGGCGGCCCGCGTGCACGAGGTCATCGGGATGACCGGCCTCGAGAACGTCGCGAAGAAGCGCGTCGGCGGGTTCTCGCTCGGCATGGGGCAGCGGCTCGGGATCGCGGCGGCCCTGCTCGGCGACCCGCAGACGCTGATCCTCGACGAGCCGGTCAACGGCCTCGACCCCGAGGGCGTCGTGTGGGTGCGTCGGCTCGCCCGCAGCCTGGCCGCCGAGGGGCGTGCGGTGTTCATCTCGAGCCACCTGATGAGCGAGATGGCCCTGACCGCCGACCGCATCGTCGTGATGGGCCGCGGCCGCGTGCTCGCGGACACGGACATCGCGGACCTGGTCGCCGCCGCCACGGAGCGGTCCGTCACCGTCCGGACGCCGGAACCCGAGCGGCTCCTCGACGCGATCGCCGGACCGGACGTCACGATCGGCTACGAGGGCGACGGGTCGCTGCAGGTCCGTGGCCTCGGCGCCGAGCAGATCGGCGAGGCGGCGGGTGCCGCGGGCATCGTCCTGCACCAGCTGGCCACCACCGAGGCGAGCCTGGAGCAGGCCTACCTCGAACTCACGCACGACCAGGTCGAGTACCGATCGGAGGTGGCCCGGTGA
- a CDS encoding TetR/AcrR family transcriptional regulator, whose product MTEVRAQNRRAQNRRATERAVEDAAVALVGARGFDVVTGAEIATAAGVTERTFFRYCASKVDAFLFVSRDVHDAVTAAVTGPVTFAALTEVIAEVLVMFERDRSDDLDRLVRVRALLVADPALLSAVLERDAARTLELQSAWQGADRFAVPLALLALRAAFDAWAERAAGESLSAAFRRTCSALRTATGG is encoded by the coding sequence GTGACGGAGGTCCGAGCGCAGAACCGCCGGGCGCAGAACCGGCGGGCGACGGAGCGTGCCGTCGAGGACGCCGCGGTCGCGCTGGTCGGCGCGCGCGGGTTCGACGTCGTCACCGGGGCCGAGATCGCCACCGCGGCCGGCGTCACCGAGCGCACGTTCTTCCGGTACTGCGCCTCGAAGGTCGACGCGTTCCTGTTCGTCTCGCGCGACGTCCACGACGCCGTCACCGCCGCCGTGACCGGCCCGGTGACGTTCGCCGCGTTGACCGAGGTGATCGCCGAGGTGCTCGTGATGTTCGAACGCGACCGGAGCGACGACCTCGACCGTCTGGTCCGGGTGCGCGCACTGCTCGTCGCCGACCCGGCACTGCTGTCCGCCGTGCTCGAGCGGGACGCCGCACGGACGCTCGAGCTGCAGTCGGCGTGGCAGGGTGCCGACCGGTTCGCGGTGCCGTTGGCCCTGCTGGCGCTGCGCGCCGCGTTCGACGCGTGGGCGGAGCGCGCCGCGGGGGAGTCGCTCAGCGCGGCGTTCCGGCGCACGTGCAGCGCGCTCCGGACGGCCACCGGCGGCTGA
- a CDS encoding MBL fold metallo-hydrolase, with translation MSVTTVFGGVSNVLVSDGTTSLLVDGFFSRPSFPRLMLGRLRPDVTRIEDALARFDVDHLDAVLVSHSHADHALDAPVVADRTGAELGGSASTRMIATGYGLDRVPFRELHDRESFAVGAFTVTPLHALHSDGDAVPGEITEPVTLPARMRDFRTGGCSSFLFEHPDGSVLVHPTANFIPGSFAGLHADTVYLGAGAAGAKPTGWIEQYWQETVGTLRPSVVRPVHWDAFWRPLDRPLRPLPKKLDRLDVTMRAFTRLAGADGVDLRLPTLWQRETVSGRSVS, from the coding sequence ATGAGCGTCACCACGGTGTTCGGCGGGGTGTCCAACGTCCTCGTCTCCGATGGCACGACGTCACTGCTCGTGGACGGCTTCTTCAGCCGGCCCTCGTTCCCGCGGCTGATGCTCGGCCGGCTCCGCCCGGACGTCACCCGGATCGAGGACGCGCTCGCCCGGTTCGACGTCGACCACCTCGATGCCGTGCTCGTCTCGCACTCGCACGCCGACCACGCCCTCGACGCCCCCGTGGTCGCGGACCGGACCGGGGCGGAACTCGGCGGCTCGGCGTCCACCCGGATGATCGCCACCGGGTACGGGCTCGACCGGGTGCCCTTCCGGGAGCTCCACGACCGCGAGTCGTTCGCGGTGGGGGCCTTCACGGTCACGCCGCTGCACGCGCTGCACAGTGACGGCGACGCGGTGCCGGGCGAGATCACCGAGCCGGTCACCCTGCCGGCCCGGATGCGCGACTTCCGCACCGGCGGGTGCTCCTCGTTCCTGTTCGAGCACCCGGACGGATCGGTGCTGGTCCACCCGACGGCGAACTTCATCCCGGGATCCTTCGCGGGGCTCCACGCCGACACCGTCTACCTGGGTGCGGGCGCCGCCGGTGCGAAGCCGACGGGCTGGATCGAGCAGTACTGGCAGGAGACCGTCGGCACCCTGCGCCCGAGCGTCGTCCGGCCGGTGCACTGGGACGCGTTCTGGCGCCCGCTGGACCGTCCGCTCAGGCCGCTGCCGAAGAAGCTCGACCGCCTCGACGTCACGATGCGCGCGTTCACCCGTCTGGCGGGCGCCGACGGTGTCGACCTCCGACTGCCGACGCTCTGGCAGCGCGAGACGGTCTCCGGGCGGTCGGTGTCGTGA